In one Cercospora beticola chromosome 1, complete sequence genomic region, the following are encoded:
- a CDS encoding uncharacterized protein (MEROPS:MER0324208): MAPSPKKKKLNNGSVRKTSSVASGHSRNSSVSKTEVIINVYDLLPPGRLSSLLWTIGGSLLHSGVVINDREYAYGGHNKRGVTGVYYTRPKYEPPGGTHRISILQGFTFHSPHEVERIIKEVSDEFLGPSYNLLTHNCNHFTSALVTALTGKAAPAWLNRAASIGLALPCMVPREWISPPDVETADGALLEDQEEHDDDDAIETAHYKDDDDDDADERASMLETERHARLREEQRRAREEELRYRKEKRMSMKSGGASRMSNASLARDNGRKGSATSSSAEEDSEEQSLAGGPRITTTDEPPPRFVKRTDSQGRELPVAERAPLPRSASSASASKS, translated from the exons ATGGCGCcttcgccgaagaagaagaaactcAATAATGGCAGTGTTCGCAAGACGAGCTCTGTCGCATCCGGGCATTCGCGCAATTCTTCAGTCAGCAAGACCGAGGTGATCATCAATGTCTACGACCTCTTACCT CCCGGCAGACTCTCCTCGCTACTCTGGACAATCGGCGGCAGTCTCCTCCACTCGGGAGTAGTCATTAACGATCGCGAATACGCCTACGGCGGCCACAACAAACGCGGTGTCACAGGCGTCTACTACACGCGACCGAAATACGAGCCTCCGGGAGGCACACACCGCATCAGCATCCTGCAAGGCTTCACGTTCCATTCCCCGCACGAAGTCGAGCGCATCATCAAGGAAGTCAGCGACGAGTTCCTGGGCCCGAGCTATAACCTCTTGACACACAATTGCAACCACTTCACTTCGGCGCTGGTCACGGCATTGACAGGGAAAGCTGCGCCGGCATGGCTCAATCGCGCAGCTTCGATAGGATTGGCATTACCTTGTATGGTTCCGCGCGAATGGATTTCTCCGCCGGACGTGGAAACAGCAGACGGCGCATTGCTGGAGGATCAAGAGGAgcatgacgacgacgatgcgatTGAGACGGCACATTacaaagacgacgacgatgacgacgctgATGAAAGAGCGAGTATGTTGGAAACAGAACGACATGCGCGCTTgagagaagagcagagacGAGCACGAGAGGAAGAGCTGAGATATCggaaagagaagaggatgagcaTGAAGAGCGGTGGAGCAAGCAGGATGAGCAATGCAAGTCTTGCGAGGGACAATGGGAGGAAAGGAAGCGCAACGAGTAGTTCTGCGGAAGAGGACAGTGAAGAACAAAGTCTCGCTGGCGGACCACGGATAACGACAACTGATGAGCCGCCTCCGCGCTTTGTGAAGAGGACGGATAGTCAAGGCAGAGAGCTACCTGTGGCTGAAAGAGCACCATTGCCAAGGTCTGCTTCGAGCGCTTCGGCGAGTAAGAGTTGA